Proteins co-encoded in one bacterium genomic window:
- a CDS encoding NADH-quinone oxidoreductase subunit J: MVLHSVLLAGIVLFALLAVFLKDLLRSAICLAVASIFLSIVFFQLGAPYAAVFELSVGAGLVMVLLASAIGLTRRTPPENEEQGRSPALILPLIALLVLAVIDIVAFTAMGSRLIATPAEGQAAGFAETLWRVRWVDILAQLGIILVGVFAILALFRKEGGLIGLGPRASEPADPTENHES, translated from the coding sequence ATGGTACTCCATTCTGTCCTTCTCGCCGGAATCGTCCTTTTCGCCCTGCTGGCAGTGTTCCTCAAGGACTTGCTGCGTTCCGCCATCTGTCTGGCCGTGGCCAGTATCTTCCTGAGCATCGTCTTCTTCCAGCTCGGCGCGCCCTATGCGGCGGTATTCGAACTCTCGGTCGGCGCCGGACTGGTTATGGTGCTCCTGGCCTCGGCCATCGGCCTGACCCGCCGGACTCCCCCGGAGAACGAAGAGCAGGGCAGGTCACCTGCCTTGATTCTCCCGCTCATCGCCCTGCTCGTGCTGGCTGTCATTGATATCGTGGCGTTCACAGCCATGGGGAGCCGGCTCATCGCGACGCCCGCCGAAGGGCAAGCTGCCGGCTTCGCCGAAACCCTGTGGCGCGTAAGGTGGGTCGACATTCTCGCGCAATTGGGCATAATACTGGTGGGTGTCTTCGCGATCCTGGCGCTTTTCCGAAAAGAAGGCGGCCTGATCGGGCTTGGCCCGCGTGCCAGTGAGCCTGCCGACCCCACAGAGAACCATGAATCCTAG